From the Paenibacillus sp. genome, one window contains:
- a CDS encoding protein-glutamate O-methyltransferase CheR has product MGEWEGEHDPDYAAFVQSFKKLTGIDLSLYKEAQMKRRLTTLRQRRGYDSFASYVQAVARSQELLAELLDRMTINVSEFWRNPNRWEVLEQRFLPELLERSRRLKCWSAACSTGEEPYSLAMILAGKGLLDASKIIATDIDDNALARAKTGLYQERSLKDVPQSYIDAYFRRSGESYAVSDELKRAVTFAKGNLLTDRFDTGYDLIICRNVMIYFTEEAKTMLYRKFADALRPGGILFVGSTEQIFTPGQYGLSSADTFFYQKD; this is encoded by the coding sequence ATGGGAGAATGGGAAGGGGAGCACGATCCGGATTACGCAGCGTTTGTCCAAAGCTTCAAGAAATTGACGGGGATCGATTTATCGTTGTACAAAGAGGCCCAAATGAAACGGCGCCTCACGACGCTGCGGCAGCGGCGGGGGTATGATAGTTTCGCTTCGTACGTGCAAGCGGTCGCAAGGAGCCAGGAGCTGCTCGCGGAGCTGCTCGACCGGATGACGATCAACGTGTCCGAATTTTGGCGCAACCCGAACCGGTGGGAGGTGCTGGAGCAGCGTTTCCTGCCGGAGCTGCTCGAGCGGTCGCGCAGGCTCAAATGCTGGAGCGCGGCTTGCTCCACCGGGGAAGAACCGTATTCGCTGGCGATGATTTTGGCGGGCAAAGGGCTGCTCGACGCGTCTAAAATTATCGCGACCGACATCGACGACAACGCGCTCGCCCGGGCGAAAACGGGACTGTATCAGGAACGCAGCTTGAAGGACGTTCCGCAGTCGTACATAGACGCCTATTTTCGACGGTCGGGCGAATCGTACGCCGTCAGCGACGAGCTGAAGCGGGCCGTAACGTTCGCCAAAGGCAATCTGCTGACCGATCGGTTCGATACGGGCTACGATTTGATCATTTGCCGCAACGTCATGATTTATTTCACCGAGGAAGCGAAGACGATGCTCTATCGGAAATTCGCCGACGCGCTGCGACCCGGCGGCATTCTGTTCGTCGGGTCGACCGAACAAATCTTTACCCCGGGACAATACGGGCTCTCCTCCGCGGACACGTTTTTTTACCAAAAAGACTAA
- the aroC gene encoding chorismate synthase, which translates to MRFLTAGETHGPQLTVIIEGMPSNVPLTAETINEQLARRQKGYGRGRRMQIEKDEVEIVGGVRHGKTTGAPIALVVHNKDWKHWTSIMGAEPMEEDAEAKRRVNRPRPGHADLNGGVKYNQRDLRNILERSSARETTVRVAVGGVARALLAHFGIKVGGHVISIGDVEAPPVDLPLDELIAITEESPVRVVDKAAEERMIAAIDAAKADGDTLGGIVEAIVEGAPIGLGSHVQWDRKLDGRIAQAVVSIQAFKGVEIGIGFEAARLRGSKVHDEIHYDPEKGFVRPTNRAGGFEGGMTTGAPIVVRGVMKPISTLYKPLQSVDIDTKEPFTAQVERSDTCAVPAAGVIMENVVAWEVAKAMVEKFGGDSIEEMRRNYDSYLEYVRNY; encoded by the coding sequence GTGAGGTTTTTAACGGCGGGGGAGACGCACGGACCGCAGCTGACGGTCATCATCGAAGGAATGCCGAGCAACGTGCCGCTCACGGCGGAGACGATCAACGAGCAGCTTGCCAGAAGGCAAAAAGGATACGGCCGCGGCCGTCGGATGCAAATCGAGAAAGACGAAGTCGAGATCGTCGGCGGCGTGCGTCACGGCAAAACGACCGGCGCGCCGATCGCGCTCGTCGTCCACAATAAAGATTGGAAGCATTGGACAAGCATTATGGGCGCGGAGCCGATGGAAGAGGATGCCGAGGCGAAGCGGCGCGTCAACCGGCCGCGTCCGGGGCATGCCGACTTGAACGGCGGCGTGAAATACAACCAGCGCGACCTGCGCAACATTCTCGAGCGATCGAGCGCCCGCGAAACGACGGTCCGCGTCGCAGTCGGCGGCGTGGCGCGCGCGCTGCTCGCTCACTTCGGCATCAAGGTCGGCGGGCATGTCATCTCGATCGGCGACGTCGAAGCGCCTCCGGTCGACCTGCCGCTCGACGAGCTGATCGCGATTACCGAGGAGTCTCCTGTACGCGTCGTCGATAAGGCGGCGGAAGAGCGCATGATCGCCGCGATCGACGCGGCGAAGGCGGACGGCGACACGCTCGGCGGCATCGTCGAGGCGATCGTCGAAGGCGCGCCGATCGGCCTCGGCTCCCACGTGCAGTGGGATCGCAAGCTCGACGGGCGCATCGCGCAAGCGGTCGTGTCGATCCAGGCGTTCAAGGGCGTCGAAATCGGCATCGGCTTCGAAGCGGCGCGGCTGCGCGGCTCGAAGGTGCACGACGAGATCCATTACGATCCGGAGAAGGGCTTCGTGCGGCCGACGAACCGCGCAGGCGGATTCGAGGGCGGCATGACGACCGGCGCGCCGATCGTCGTGCGCGGCGTGATGAAGCCGATCTCGACGCTGTACAAGCCGTTGCAGAGCGTCGACATCGACACGAAGGAGCCGTTCACCGCGCAGGTGGAGCGGTCCGACACGTGCGCCGTGCCGGCGGCCGGCGTCATCATGGAGAACGTCGTCGCTTGGGAAGTCGCGAAGGCGATGGTCGAGAAGTTCGGCGGCGATTCGATCGAAGAGATGCGCCGCAACTACGACTCCTACCTTGAGTACGTAAGGAACTACTAA
- the aroB gene encoding 3-dehydroquinate synthase, protein MRELTVDLGDRSYPIYIGEHLLDRFGETAVKHALPKKSPILLVSDAEVGPLYLPQASASLEAAGYTVATHTVESGEQAKRLDALGDIVTTALEAGLDRDSTIVALGGGVVGDLAGFAAASYMRGVRFVQAPTTILAHDSSVGGKVAVNHPLAKNIIGAFHQPEFVLYDTSTLRTLPPREVRSGLAEVAKHGLIMDRAFTEWVEANADRLLALDPEALAYALYVGCGVKARVVSQDEREGGLRAILNLGHTIGHALEAVAGYGELTHGEAISIGMCGSARLAVRLGHAPEDVYAATRRVLSRLGLPVALPAHFDTDAIMEAMMHDKKFRGGEMVFVLPKEIGVVDIVKGIPSSLVRDVVESLKQGESA, encoded by the coding sequence ATGAGAGAATTGACGGTTGATTTGGGCGACCGCTCCTATCCGATTTATATCGGGGAACATTTGCTGGACCGCTTCGGGGAAACGGCGGTCAAGCACGCGCTGCCGAAGAAGTCGCCGATCCTGCTCGTCAGCGACGCGGAGGTCGGCCCGCTGTACCTTCCGCAAGCTTCGGCGTCGCTGGAGGCGGCGGGCTATACGGTCGCGACGCATACGGTCGAGAGCGGCGAACAGGCGAAGCGGCTAGACGCGCTCGGCGACATCGTAACGACGGCGCTGGAAGCCGGCCTCGACCGCGATTCGACGATCGTCGCCTTGGGCGGCGGCGTCGTCGGCGATCTCGCCGGCTTCGCGGCGGCTTCCTACATGCGCGGCGTCCGCTTCGTGCAGGCGCCGACGACGATTCTCGCGCACGATTCCAGCGTCGGGGGCAAAGTGGCGGTCAACCACCCGCTCGCCAAAAACATCATCGGCGCGTTCCACCAGCCGGAATTCGTGCTGTACGACACGTCGACGCTGCGAACGCTGCCGCCGCGAGAGGTCCGCTCGGGCCTCGCCGAGGTGGCGAAGCACGGTCTCATCATGGACCGCGCGTTCACGGAGTGGGTCGAGGCGAACGCCGACCGGCTGCTTGCCCTCGATCCGGAGGCGCTCGCGTACGCGCTGTACGTCGGCTGCGGCGTCAAAGCGCGCGTCGTCTCGCAGGACGAACGGGAAGGCGGCCTGCGCGCGATTCTCAACCTTGGCCACACGATCGGGCACGCGCTGGAAGCGGTGGCCGGCTACGGCGAGCTGACGCACGGGGAAGCGATCTCGATCGGCATGTGCGGTTCGGCGCGTCTCGCCGTGCGGCTCGGCCATGCGCCGGAGGACGTGTACGCGGCGACGCGCCGGGTGCTGTCCCGCCTCGGCCTGCCCGTCGCGCTCCCTGCGCATTTCGATACGGATGCGATCATGGAAGCGATGATGCACGACAAAAAGTTCCGCGGCGGCGAAATGGTGTTCGTGCTGCCGAAGGAGATCGGCGTCGTCGATATCGTGAAGGGCATTCCGTCGTCGCTCGTGAGAGACGTCGTCGAATCGTTGAAACAAGGGGAGAGCGCGTAG
- the aroH gene encoding chorismate mutase, with product MYTRGIRGATTVEHNDKQEILDATRELLSTIIAENGLVPEDIGYVFITVTSDLDAAFPAVAIRALDGWDLVPLMCALEVPVQGALPRCIRLMVTVNTTKSQKDMVHVYLNEAKSLRPDLAKR from the coding sequence ATGTATACAAGGGGAATACGGGGAGCCACGACGGTAGAGCATAACGATAAGCAGGAAATTTTGGACGCGACGAGGGAGCTGCTTTCGACGATTATCGCCGAAAACGGCCTCGTGCCGGAAGATATCGGGTACGTGTTCATCACGGTCACCTCGGATCTCGACGCCGCGTTCCCGGCCGTCGCGATCCGCGCGCTGGACGGCTGGGATCTCGTGCCGCTCATGTGCGCGCTCGAGGTGCCGGTGCAGGGCGCGCTGCCGCGATGCATTCGGCTGATGGTGACGGTCAATACGACGAAATCGCAAAAGGATATGGTGCACGTCTACCTGAACGAAGCGAAATCGCTGCGCCCCGATTTGGCGAAGCGTTGA
- the trpE gene encoding anthranilate synthase component I, protein MLYPNREAFGRYARDYNLIPVTRTLLADTETPIRVFQQFSEEPHAFLLESVEGGAKWARYSFIGTDPFLVVRGKGGKLEVERRGVYETYAEQPVDFLRGLLAQYRSPQFEGYPRFMGGAVGFFGYDLLRYYEKKLPPHRVDDLKMNDVQFMFCDQLIVFDHLKQHMMIVANAHVPLNAGEAELDEAYRAANERIDRAVARLQGGGGAAANAFTPRTPSEPVAIRAEDLRSNLTKEAFLDNVVKAKEYIRAGDIFQVVLSQRFEMDTDVSPLHVYRVLRTMNPSPYMYYLKMGEERIVGTSPELLVRVEGDKVQTRPIAGTRPRGRTPEADLALERELLADEKELAEHLMLVDLGRNDIGRVSVPGTVKVDAYMDIERYSHVMHIVSNVSGTLRKDKDFYDAFLSCMPAGTVSGAPKLRAMEIIAELEQEARGAYAGAIGYLGFSGNLDTCITIRTIIFREGKAYVQAGAGIVWDSVPEKEYEETVNKAKGMLTAIRTAEAIFGGAAREAVTVNQDYYGQP, encoded by the coding sequence ATGTTGTACCCCAACCGCGAAGCGTTCGGGCGATATGCCCGAGACTACAATTTGATCCCGGTGACGCGCACGCTGCTTGCCGATACGGAAACGCCGATCCGCGTCTTCCAGCAGTTCAGCGAAGAGCCGCACGCGTTCCTGCTCGAGAGCGTGGAGGGCGGAGCGAAATGGGCGCGTTATTCGTTCATCGGCACCGATCCGTTCCTCGTCGTTCGCGGCAAAGGCGGCAAGCTCGAGGTCGAGCGCCGCGGCGTGTATGAGACGTACGCGGAGCAGCCGGTCGACTTCCTGCGCGGGCTGCTGGCGCAGTACCGGAGCCCGCAGTTCGAAGGGTATCCCCGCTTTATGGGCGGCGCGGTCGGCTTCTTCGGCTACGATCTGCTCCGCTATTACGAGAAGAAGCTCCCGCCGCATCGCGTCGACGACCTCAAGATGAACGACGTCCAATTCATGTTCTGCGACCAACTGATCGTATTCGATCATTTGAAGCAGCACATGATGATCGTCGCCAACGCGCATGTGCCGTTGAACGCCGGCGAAGCCGAGCTCGACGAGGCGTACCGCGCCGCGAACGAGCGGATCGACCGGGCGGTCGCCCGGCTGCAGGGGGGCGGCGGAGCGGCCGCGAACGCGTTCACGCCGCGCACGCCGAGCGAGCCGGTCGCCATACGGGCGGAAGATTTGCGTTCGAACCTCACGAAGGAGGCGTTCCTCGACAACGTCGTGAAGGCGAAGGAATATATCCGCGCCGGGGACATTTTCCAAGTGGTGCTTTCGCAGCGGTTCGAGATGGATACGGACGTTTCGCCGCTGCACGTATACCGCGTGCTGCGCACGATGAACCCGTCGCCGTACATGTATTATTTGAAAATGGGCGAGGAGCGCATCGTCGGCACGTCGCCGGAGCTGCTCGTCCGCGTCGAAGGCGACAAGGTGCAGACGCGCCCGATCGCGGGCACGCGGCCGCGCGGCCGGACGCCGGAGGCCGATCTTGCGCTCGAGCGCGAGCTGCTCGCCGACGAGAAGGAGCTCGCGGAGCATCTGATGCTCGTCGACCTCGGCCGCAACGACATCGGCCGCGTGTCGGTGCCGGGCACGGTAAAGGTCGACGCGTACATGGACATCGAGCGGTATTCGCACGTCATGCATATCGTGTCGAACGTGTCCGGGACGCTGCGGAAGGATAAAGATTTTTACGACGCGTTCCTGTCGTGCATGCCGGCGGGCACCGTGTCGGGCGCTCCGAAGCTGCGCGCGATGGAAATCATCGCGGAGCTCGAGCAGGAGGCGCGCGGCGCGTACGCGGGCGCGATCGGCTACCTCGGCTTCTCGGGCAACCTCGACACGTGCATTACGATCCGGACGATCATTTTCCGCGAAGGCAAAGCGTACGTGCAGGCCGGCGCCGGCATCGTCTGGGATTCCGTGCCGGAGAAGGAATACGAAGAGACGGTCAACAAGGCGAAGGGCATGCTGACCGCGATCCGGACCGCCGAGGCGATCTTCGGCGGCGCGGCGCGCGAGGCCGTCACCGTCAATCAAGATTATTACGGTCAGCCGTAA
- the trpD gene encoding anthranilate phosphoribosyltransferase, with protein sequence MSEKSIVQTAIASVIDGASLPRETARQVMESIMDGEATPAQIGALLAALRMKGETVEEVAGFAAGMRAKVNRVDTLQEGLLDTCGTGGDGMHTFNISTASAIVAAAGGVRVAKHGNRAMSSKSGSADVLEALGVNINLGSEQAAACLREVGLCFMFAQVYHPSMKHAAAPRRELGVRTVFNLLGPLTNPAGADRQLLGVFDRAKTELMAEVLRELGTARALVVASHDGLDEISLSAPTRVTELKNGELRTYDITPDDLGLRECSVGDIVGGDAAENADTIRLVFSGAKGPYRDIVLANAGACFYVSGVSGTLQEGVKRAANAIDSGEAARKLDQLVQVTEALSHVSR encoded by the coding sequence ATGAGCGAAAAATCCATCGTACAGACGGCGATCGCGTCCGTCATCGACGGCGCGTCGCTCCCCCGGGAGACGGCGCGGCAGGTTATGGAATCGATCATGGACGGCGAGGCGACGCCGGCGCAAATCGGCGCGCTGCTGGCCGCGCTGCGCATGAAGGGCGAGACGGTCGAGGAGGTCGCGGGCTTCGCCGCGGGCATGCGCGCGAAGGTGAACCGGGTCGATACGCTGCAGGAAGGGCTGCTGGATACGTGCGGCACCGGCGGAGACGGCATGCATACGTTCAATATTTCGACCGCGTCGGCGATCGTCGCCGCGGCCGGCGGCGTCCGCGTCGCGAAGCACGGCAATCGGGCGATGTCGAGCAAGAGCGGCAGCGCCGACGTGCTCGAAGCGCTCGGCGTCAACATCAATCTCGGCAGCGAGCAGGCGGCGGCCTGCCTCCGCGAAGTCGGCCTCTGCTTCATGTTCGCGCAGGTGTACCATCCGTCGATGAAGCACGCGGCCGCGCCGCGGCGCGAGCTCGGCGTCCGGACGGTGTTCAACCTGCTCGGACCGCTGACGAACCCGGCCGGGGCGGACCGGCAGCTGCTCGGCGTGTTCGACCGCGCGAAGACCGAGCTGATGGCGGAGGTGCTGCGCGAGCTCGGCACCGCGCGGGCGCTCGTCGTCGCGAGCCACGACGGGCTCGACGAGATCAGCCTGTCGGCGCCGACGCGCGTGACCGAGCTGAAGAACGGCGAGCTGCGCACGTACGACATTACGCCCGACGATCTGGGGCTGCGCGAGTGCTCCGTCGGCGACATCGTCGGCGGCGACGCGGCGGAGAACGCCGATACGATCCGGCTCGTTTTCTCCGGGGCCAAAGGGCCGTATCGCGACATCGTCCTCGCGAACGCCGGCGCGTGCTTCTACGTCTCCGGCGTCAGCGGCACGCTCCAGGAAGGCGTGAAGCGGGCGGCGAACGCGATCGATTCGGGCGAAGCCGCCCGCAAGCTGGACCAATTGGTACAAGTAACGGAGGCGCTCAGCCATGTTTCTCGATAA
- the trpC gene encoding indole-3-glycerol phosphate synthase TrpC, with amino-acid sequence MFLDKIVAVKREEVAKLKERTSVAALEREIAGMPATLGFRAALVERAKRPTALIAEVKKASPSKGLIRPDFDPVAIARSYEAAGADCLSVLTDEPHFQGSNAYLTAVRAAVKLPLLRKDFTVDPIHIYEARAIGADAILLIAAILTKDELKSYLAEAAGLGLDAIVEVHDRAELDVALDIGADLIGINNRNLKTFVTDLAVTEELLRDIPRDRFVISESGLSKPEDIVRVREAGARAVLIGEHFMRQPDVAEAVVALMGEAAVR; translated from the coding sequence ATGTTTCTCGATAAAATCGTAGCGGTGAAGCGGGAAGAAGTCGCAAAGCTCAAGGAGCGTACGAGCGTCGCGGCGCTGGAGCGCGAGATCGCCGGCATGCCGGCGACGCTCGGCTTCCGCGCGGCGCTCGTCGAACGCGCGAAGCGGCCGACGGCGCTCATCGCCGAGGTGAAGAAGGCGTCCCCCTCGAAGGGGCTCATCCGCCCCGATTTCGATCCGGTGGCGATCGCGCGTTCGTACGAAGCCGCCGGCGCGGACTGCTTGTCCGTGCTGACGGACGAGCCGCATTTCCAAGGCAGCAACGCGTATTTGACCGCGGTGCGCGCGGCGGTGAAGCTGCCGCTGCTGCGCAAAGATTTCACGGTCGATCCGATCCATATTTACGAGGCGCGCGCGATCGGCGCGGACGCGATTTTGCTCATCGCGGCGATTTTGACGAAGGACGAGCTGAAGTCGTATCTCGCGGAGGCGGCGGGGCTTGGGCTGGACGCGATCGTCGAAGTGCACGACCGCGCCGAGCTCGACGTCGCGCTCGACATCGGGGCCGACTTGATCGGCATTAACAATCGGAATTTGAAAACGTTCGTCACGGATTTGGCCGTAACGGAGGAGCTGCTGCGCGACATTCCGCGGGATCGGTTCGTCATCAGCGAGAGCGGTCTCTCGAAGCCGGAGGATATCGTCCGGGTGCGGGAAGCCGGGGCGCGGGCGGTGCTGATCGGAGAGCATTTCATGCGGCAGCCGGACGTCGCGGAGGCGGTCGTCGCGCTGATGGGCGAGGCGGCGGTCCGATGA
- a CDS encoding phosphoribosylanthranilate isomerase, with translation MTGAPLLKVCGLRDAATAAGAAKLAIDYIGFVFAPSKRRVTASEARDLIAAMREEGGRQRFVGVFVNPSLDELDAVLSEAPLDVVQLHGAETADFVRAFRERHPGVRVWKALGVSGEADHSAEAVASRLAPFAGLLDGLLLDAYDPHVGGGTGKTFRWDAIPAYAAWTEREGIPLFAAGGLHADNVRELLAAHAVGGVDVSSGVETDGAKDLTKIRTFVERVKP, from the coding sequence ATGACGGGCGCTCCGCTGCTTAAGGTGTGCGGGCTTCGCGACGCGGCGACCGCCGCCGGCGCCGCGAAGCTTGCGATCGATTATATCGGCTTCGTGTTCGCGCCGAGCAAGCGGCGGGTGACCGCGTCGGAAGCGCGGGACCTGATCGCCGCGATGCGGGAGGAAGGCGGCAGGCAGCGCTTCGTCGGCGTGTTCGTCAATCCGTCGCTCGATGAATTGGACGCGGTACTCTCGGAGGCTCCGCTCGACGTCGTGCAGCTGCACGGCGCCGAAACAGCGGACTTCGTCCGCGCCTTCCGGGAGCGCCATCCCGGCGTTCGCGTTTGGAAGGCGCTCGGCGTCTCCGGGGAAGCGGATCACAGCGCCGAGGCGGTCGCTTCGCGTTTGGCGCCCTTTGCGGGATTGTTGGACGGATTGCTGCTTGATGCGTACGATCCGCATGTCGGCGGGGGCACGGGCAAGACGTTCCGCTGGGACGCGATCCCCGCCTACGCGGCATGGACGGAGCGGGAGGGCATCCCGCTGTTCGCCGCCGGCGGGCTGCACGCGGACAACGTCCGCGAGCTGCTCGCGGCGCACGCGGTCGGCGGCGTCGATGTGTCTAGCGGCGTGGAAACGGACGGCGCGAAAGATTTGACCAAGATTCGTACATTCGTGGAAAGGGTGAAGCCGTGA
- the trpB gene encoding tryptophan synthase subunit beta — MAISFVPDQQGRFGKFGGRYVPETLMNALLELEEAYKHYSQEESFQREIQELYRQYSGRPTPLYYAERLSEQLGGARIYLKREDLNHTGAHKINNTIGQGVLAKRMGKKKVIAETGAGQHGVASATVAALLGMECKVFMGEEDTKRQQLNVFRMNLLGAEVIPVTSGTRTLKDAGNEALRYWVSHVEDTFYILGSVVGPHPYPMMVRDFQRIIGDETKAQMLEAHGRLPDAIIACVGGGSNAMGIFYPFVDDTDVRLIGVEAAGEGVDTDRHAATMTHGKPGVFQGSMSYLLQDEHGQVQEAHSISAGLDYPGIGPEHSYLKDVGRAEYVPATDKEALDALQLLSRTEGIIPALESAHAIAHALKLAPTMGQDQIVVVNLSGRGDKDVESIMKYMRGNGQ, encoded by the coding sequence ATGGCGATTTCGTTCGTGCCCGACCAGCAAGGCCGCTTCGGCAAGTTCGGCGGGCGGTACGTGCCGGAAACGTTAATGAACGCGCTCCTCGAGCTCGAGGAAGCGTATAAGCATTATTCCCAGGAGGAGTCGTTCCAACGGGAAATCCAGGAGCTGTACCGGCAATATTCCGGGCGCCCGACGCCGCTGTACTACGCGGAGCGTCTCTCTGAGCAACTCGGGGGCGCGCGCATTTATTTGAAGCGGGAAGATTTGAACCATACGGGCGCGCACAAGATCAACAATACGATCGGCCAAGGCGTGCTCGCGAAGCGGATGGGCAAGAAAAAGGTGATCGCGGAGACGGGCGCGGGCCAACACGGCGTCGCGTCGGCGACGGTCGCCGCCCTGCTCGGCATGGAGTGCAAGGTGTTCATGGGCGAGGAGGACACGAAGCGGCAGCAGCTAAACGTGTTCCGGATGAATTTGCTCGGCGCGGAAGTCATTCCGGTGACGTCCGGCACGCGCACGCTGAAGGACGCCGGCAACGAAGCGCTTCGCTACTGGGTCAGCCACGTCGAGGATACGTTCTACATTCTCGGCTCGGTCGTCGGGCCTCATCCGTACCCGATGATGGTGCGGGATTTCCAGCGCATTATCGGCGATGAGACGAAGGCGCAAATGCTCGAAGCGCACGGCCGTCTGCCGGACGCGATCATCGCCTGCGTCGGCGGCGGCAGCAACGCGATGGGCATTTTCTATCCGTTCGTCGACGACACGGACGTGCGCCTCATCGGCGTCGAAGCGGCCGGCGAAGGCGTCGACACCGACCGGCACGCGGCGACGATGACGCACGGCAAGCCGGGCGTGTTCCAAGGCTCGATGAGCTACTTGCTGCAGGACGAGCACGGTCAGGTGCAGGAGGCGCATTCGATTTCCGCGGGCCTCGATTACCCGGGCATCGGGCCGGAGCATTCGTACCTGAAGGACGTAGGCCGCGCGGAATACGTGCCCGCGACGGACAAAGAAGCGCTCGACGCGCTGCAGCTGCTGTCGCGCACGGAGGGCATCATTCCGGCGCTCGAGTCCGCGCACGCGATCGCGCACGCGCTGAAGCTTGCGCCGACGATGGGGCAAGATCAGATCGTCGTCGTCAACTTGTCCGGACGCGGCGACAAGGACGTCGAATCGATCATGAAATATATGAGGGGGAACGGCCAATGA
- the trpA gene encoding tryptophan synthase subunit alpha: MNAIDAKFAQLKEEGRTALIPFLTIGDPDLDASLALIRELEAAGADMIELGVPYSDPLADGPVIQRASMRALSGRLTTIVDVIHLAQRAKEAGVKLPFILFTYYNPILQLGFDRFFDLAKANNISGMIVPDLPVEEDEEMRALAERHGLHLIPLVAPTSKLRVERIAAKARGFVYCVSSLGVTGERSQFAADLDAFLDTVRGAATVPIAVGFGISNREQVARFEGRCDGVIVGSAIVRKIEEQVEKLRDPATRDEGAKAVGDFVRELRGAGAGAKA; the protein is encoded by the coding sequence GTGAACGCCATCGATGCGAAGTTCGCGCAATTGAAAGAAGAAGGCCGCACGGCGCTCATTCCGTTCCTGACGATCGGCGACCCCGATTTGGACGCGTCGCTCGCCTTGATTCGAGAGCTCGAAGCGGCGGGCGCCGACATGATCGAGCTCGGCGTGCCGTATTCCGATCCGCTGGCCGACGGTCCCGTCATTCAGCGCGCCTCGATGAGGGCGCTGTCCGGACGGCTTACGACGATCGTCGACGTCATCCATCTCGCGCAGCGGGCGAAGGAAGCCGGCGTGAAGCTGCCCTTTATCCTATTTACTTACTATAATCCGATTCTGCAGCTCGGCTTCGACCGCTTCTTCGATTTGGCGAAGGCGAACAATATCAGCGGCATGATCGTGCCCGATCTTCCGGTCGAAGAGGACGAAGAAATGCGCGCGTTGGCGGAGCGGCACGGGCTGCATCTGATTCCGCTCGTCGCGCCGACGTCGAAGCTGCGGGTCGAGCGCATCGCCGCCAAGGCGCGCGGTTTCGTCTACTGCGTGTCGTCGCTCGGCGTCACCGGGGAACGGTCGCAGTTCGCGGCCGACCTCGACGCGTTCCTCGACACGGTGCGCGGCGCGGCGACGGTGCCGATCGCCGTAGGCTTCGGCATTTCGAACCGCGAGCAGGTCGCCCGTTTCGAGGGCCGCTGCGACGGCGTCATCGTCGGCAGCGCCATCGTGCGCAAAATCGAAGAACAGGTCGAGAAACTCCGCGACCCGGCGACGCGCGACGAAGGCGCGAAGGCCGTCGGCGATTTCGTGCGGGAGCTGCGCGGCGCGGGCGCCGGCGCGAAAGCGTAA